The following coding sequences lie in one Streptomyces xiamenensis genomic window:
- a CDS encoding metallophosphoesterase family protein: MGKLLAISDLHVAYDENRKITEELRPESDDDWLLVAGDVGETFSDIEWALTLLASRFAQVVWTPGNHELWTPAADPVQLRGERRYERLVELCRGLGVLTPEDPYAVWQGERGPVAVAPLFLLYDYTFRPPGTRTTAEALAVAEAAGVMCTDEYLLHPDPYPSRQAWCRARLESTEERLAALPEDLPTVLINHHPLIRQPTRVLRYPEFALWCGTEATDDWPVRFRAAAVVYGHLHIPRRITRDGVPHHEVSLGYPREWRPRGGTPGRPVVIRA, from the coding sequence ATGGGGAAACTGCTGGCCATCAGCGATCTGCACGTGGCCTACGACGAGAACCGCAAGATCACCGAGGAGTTACGTCCCGAGTCGGACGACGACTGGCTGCTGGTGGCGGGCGACGTGGGGGAGACGTTCTCGGACATCGAGTGGGCGCTGACGCTGCTCGCCTCCCGTTTCGCCCAGGTGGTGTGGACGCCGGGCAACCACGAGTTGTGGACCCCCGCCGCCGACCCCGTGCAGCTGCGCGGCGAACGGCGCTACGAGCGGCTGGTGGAGCTGTGCCGCGGCCTGGGGGTGCTCACCCCCGAGGACCCGTACGCCGTGTGGCAGGGTGAGCGTGGACCGGTCGCCGTCGCGCCGCTGTTCCTGCTGTACGACTACACCTTCCGGCCGCCCGGTACCCGCACCACCGCCGAGGCGCTCGCCGTGGCGGAGGCGGCCGGGGTGATGTGCACCGACGAGTACCTGCTGCACCCGGACCCGTACCCCAGCCGGCAGGCGTGGTGCCGGGCCCGGCTGGAGAGCACCGAGGAGCGGCTCGCCGCCCTGCCCGAGGACCTGCCCACCGTGCTGATCAACCACCACCCGCTCATCCGGCAGCCCACCCGGGTGCTGCGCTACCCCGAGTTCGCGCTGTGGTGCGGGACCGAGGCGACCGACGACTGGCCGGTGCGGTTCCGGGCCGCCGCCGTCGTGTACGGGCATCTGCACATCCCGCGCCGCATCACCCGGGACGGGGTGCCGCACCACGAGGTGTCGCTGGGCTACCCGCGCGAGTGGCGCCCGCGCGGCGGCACGCCGGGCCGCCCGGTGGTGATCCGCGCGTGA
- the soxR gene encoding redox-sensitive transcriptional activator SoxR, whose product MAGVPPTITKELTIGQLAERSGVATSALRFYEEQRLISSRRTAGNQRRYHRETLRRVAFIKVSQNVGMPLNAIRDALHELPEGRTPTKEDWARLSEFWKADLNARIWQLTRIRDDLTECIGCGCLSLESCTLANPSDVCGQRGPGPVRLLENAPEGAPGCGTACS is encoded by the coding sequence ATGGCGGGTGTGCCTCCCACCATCACCAAGGAACTCACCATCGGACAGCTGGCCGAACGCAGCGGGGTCGCCACCTCGGCGCTGCGCTTCTACGAGGAGCAGCGCCTCATCAGCAGCCGCCGCACCGCGGGCAACCAGCGCCGCTACCACCGCGAGACGCTGCGCCGGGTGGCGTTCATCAAGGTCTCGCAGAACGTCGGGATGCCGCTGAACGCCATCCGCGACGCGCTGCACGAACTGCCCGAGGGCCGCACCCCCACCAAGGAGGACTGGGCCCGGCTGTCCGAGTTCTGGAAGGCCGATCTCAACGCGCGGATCTGGCAGCTGACCCGGATCAGGGACGATCTGACCGAGTGCATCGGCTGCGGCTGCCTGTCACTGGAGAGCTGCACGCTGGCCAACCCGTCCGACGTGTGCGGGCAGCGCGGCCCCGGCCCGGTGCGGCTGCTGGAGAACGCCCCCGAGGGCGCCCCCGGCTGCGGAACGGCGTGTTCCTGA
- a CDS encoding 4'-phosphopantetheinyl transferase family protein → MIGELLPPPVSAVEMFGDPEPLPELFPEEEAVVARAVAKRRTEFATVRGCARTALERLGGPRVPLLPGERGAPRWPAGFLGSMTHCAGYRAAAVARTGGTLASIGLDAEPHEPLRDDGVLELVSLPEEREHLAKLAAGHPRVRWERLLFSAKESVYKAWFPLTGQWLGFEQARVTFDPGAGTFEAELLVPGPVVDGVGVGRFGGRWLVRDGVLLTAITVPRP, encoded by the coding sequence GTGATCGGGGAACTCCTGCCGCCGCCGGTCAGCGCGGTCGAGATGTTCGGGGACCCGGAACCGCTGCCCGAGCTGTTCCCGGAGGAGGAGGCGGTGGTGGCGCGGGCAGTGGCCAAGCGCCGCACCGAGTTCGCCACCGTGCGCGGCTGCGCCCGTACCGCCCTGGAGCGGCTCGGCGGGCCCCGGGTGCCGCTGCTGCCCGGCGAGCGCGGGGCGCCCCGGTGGCCGGCGGGGTTCCTGGGCTCCATGACGCACTGCGCCGGCTACCGGGCCGCGGCGGTGGCCCGCACCGGCGGGACGCTGGCGTCCATCGGCCTGGACGCGGAGCCGCACGAACCGCTGCGCGACGACGGCGTGCTGGAGCTGGTGTCGCTGCCCGAGGAGCGCGAACACCTGGCCAAGCTGGCGGCAGGCCATCCGCGGGTGCGCTGGGAACGGCTGCTGTTCAGCGCCAAGGAGAGCGTGTACAAGGCGTGGTTCCCGCTGACCGGGCAGTGGCTGGGCTTCGAGCAGGCGCGGGTGACCTTCGACCCCGGGGCCGGCACGTTCGAGGCCGAACTGCTGGTGCCGGGGCCGGTGGTGGACGGGGTGGGCGTGGGCCGGTTCGGCGGACGGTGGCTGGTACGGGACGGGGTGCTGCTGACGGCGATCACCGTGCCGCGCCCCTGA